The sequence TTCTATCATATTGACTCTATTTCCATGACGGCCGCCTTCAAACTCTGCATCCAACCATTCTTTCACAATCATTTTTGCTAAATCTAATCCGACTACACGAGAGCCAAACGCTAAAATATTTGTATTATTATGTTCTTTTGACAACTTCGCAGAATAGGGCTCACTACAAACAACTGCGCGAATTCCTTTTACTTTGTTGGCAGCGATAGAAATCCCTACACCAGTTCCACAAAT is a genomic window of Carnobacterium sp. CP1 containing:
- the rpiB gene encoding ribose 5-phosphate isomerase B, with the translated sequence MKLAIGGDHVGQLLKPEIINYLEDLGHEVKDYGPYTTERTDYPKYAEKVGTEVANGNFDGGILICGTGVGISIAANKVKGIRAVVCSEPYSAKLSKEHNNTNILAFGSRVVGLDLAKMIVKEWLDAEFEGGRHGNRVNMIEDIECRYIGD